In Anaerobaca lacustris, the sequence ACCGACCGGTATCGTCCGCTTGGCGAACGGGTTTCTCAATCCGTTCCCGCAGCCCGCGCCCATCAGGCCGGCGGCGGCGAAAGAGGCGGCGGTGGTCGCCAGAAAGTCACGACGGGAAAGCCTGGATTGCCCTTGGTTCTTCTTCATGTTCCTTCACCTCGTTTCATCGTCCTGTTCGATTCTGTTGATACGTCGCACAGGCCCCACAGGACCCATTCATGGCCCTGATTGTAGGGGTCTGCGGCATGGTGGTCAAACGCAAAACGCCGTGCGATACAGACCACGCACGCGGAAAACCGTTGCGAAATTGCTCGCGACCGGCGATGATGGTGCTCCGTTCATCTTGTGCAAAGATTGAGGAGAATGCTATGAATCGTCGTCAATTCCTTCAGACCACCGCCGCCGGAATTGCCTTGTCGTCCTTTGGGGGGCTCGTCCCCGCCTTCGCGCAGCCCAAGCCCAAGCGCGTCGCCCTGATCGGAACCGGCTGGTACGGCAAGAGTGCGCTGTTTCGGCTGCTCCAGATCGCGCCGGTCGAGGTCGTCGCCGTCTGTGACGTGGACCGCAACATGGTGGCCGAGGCCGCCCGAATGGTCGCCGACCGTCAGGCCTCCAAGAAGACGCCTCGCACCTACGGCGACTACCGCCAGATGCTCAAACAGGAAGAGCTGGACATCGTGCATGTGGCCACGCCGGACCACTGGCACGCGCTGCCGATGATTGCGGCGGTCCAGGCGGGCGCCGACGTCTACGTGGAAAAACCCATCAGCGTGGACGTTGTCGAAGGCCAGGCGATGCTGGCGGCGGCAAGAAAGCACGGCAGAGTGGTCCAGGTGAACATGCAGCGGCGCAGCACGCCGCACCTGATCGAGGCCCGCAAACGCGTGATCGAGGCCGGCTTGCTGGGCAACATCGCCCACGTCGAAATCTGCTGCTACTATCACATGCGGGCGCGGGGCAAGGCGCCTGAGATGACCCCGCCCGAACACCTCGACTACGAGATGTGGACCGGCCCGGCCCCGATGCGGCCGTACAACCGTTGGGTCCACCCTCGCGGCTGGCGGGCCTTCATGGAGTACGGCAACGGGATCGTCGGCGACATGTGCGTACACATGCTCGATATGGTCCGTTGGCTGCTCGATCTCGGCTGGCCCACACGCATCAGCTCCACCGGAGGCATCCTCGTCGACAAGGCGAGCACCGCCAATACCAACGACACCCAGATCGCCACGTTCGACTTCGGCGACCTGCCGGTCGTGTGGACCCATCGGACCTGGGGCAGCGCTCCCGATCCGGAGTATCCCTGGGGCGGCGTCATCTACGGCGACAAGGGCACGCTCAAGCTCGATGTCCACAAGTATGAGTTCATCCCGCACGGCCAGGGCGAGCGGCTCAGCGGCAAGGCCCTCTACGAATACGACAAGTATCCCGAAGACGAGACCGAGAAGGACCTCGAACGCCACGTCGCGGCGCCGATGCGACGCCACTGGCAGAACCTCCTCGATGCGATCGAGACGCGGACCAGGCCCGTCTGCGACATCGAGCAGGGCTACATCACCGCGACCTCGTGCATCCTGGCAAATATGGCCTGCCAGCTCGGCCGCACCCTCCAGTGGGACCCACAGCAGGGCAAGGTCGTCGGCGACGACGAGGCCAACCGTCTCCTGAAGCGGCCCTATCGCAGCCCCTGGGTCCACCCCGATCCGGCGAATGTCTAAAGGAGCGTTGCATGCAGTCGAACATGAATCGAAGAGGATTCCTGAGGCTCTCGGCCGGTGCTGCGGCACTTGCATCGTTCTCGTGGACCGCCTCACACGCTGGAGCTTCAAAGAGACCGAACGTCGTCGTGATCGTCAGCGACGATCACGGGCGAGGCGATCTGGGCTGTTATGGCAATCCCGTCGTCCAGACGCCCCATCTCGACGCCCTGGCGGCCGAGGGCGTGCGCTTCACCAATGCGTTCTGCACGACAGCCAGTTGCAGCGCCAGTCGCTCGGTCATCCTCAGCGGCCTGTACAATCACTACAACGGCCAGTACGGGCACGAGCACAGCTACCACCACTTCCGCAGCTTCGATCACGTGCGGAGTCTTCCCGTGCTGTTGACGCAGGCCGGCTACCGCACGGCCCGCATCGGCAAGTACCACGTCGCGCCCGAGGAGGTCTACCGGTTCGACGTCGCGCTGCCGGGTGGCAGCCGCAGCCCCGTTCGTATGGCCGACAACTGCAAGGCCTTCGTCGCCTCTGGTGACGCCAAGCCGTTCTTCCTCTATTTCTGCATGTCCGACCCGCATCGCGGCGGAGGCAAGGCCGCCGATCTGCCGCACGAGCCCGACCGCTTCGGCAATCGCGATCAGGGCTACCCCGGCGTCAAGGAAGTGACATACGATCCCGAGGAGATTGTCGTGCCGGACTACTTGCCCGACATCCCCGAGTGCCGGGCCGAGCTGGCGCAGTATTACCAGTCGGTCTCTCGCGTCGATCAGGGCGTTGGACGTCTGATCGAGGTGCTCAAGCAGGCCGGCCAATATGACAACACGATCGTGATCTACATCTCCGACAACGGCATTGCCTTCGCAGGCGCCAAGACGACGCTGTACGAACCCGGCATGAACCTGCCCTGCATCGTCCGCACGCCATGGCAGAAAAACAAGGGCATCGCCTGCGACGCACTGGTCAACTACGCCGACCTGACGCCGACGATTCTGGACTTCGCCGGCGCGACGCCGGGCGACTACGAATTCCACGGCCGCTCGTTCCAGCCCGTGCTCGAACGCCGCCATGCGGATGGATGGGACACGACCTACGCGTCGCACACGTTCCACGAGATCACGATGTACTATCCGATGCGAGTGGTGCGGGAGCGGCGGTTCAAGCTGATCTGGAACATCGCGCACGGCCTGGAGTACCCATTCGCCAGCGATCTGTTAGAGTCGGCGACCTGGCAGGGCAACCTCAAGCGGGGCAACACGCGCTACGGCAGGCGCACCATCGACGCCTACCTGCATCGGCCGAGATTCGAGCTGTACGATCTTCAGAACGACCCGCACGAGGTGGTCAATCTGGCCGATGACCCGGACCACCAGGCCAGGCTCAACGAGATGAAGGCCAGGCTCAAGGCCTTCCAGGAACAGACCAAGGACCCATGGATCCTCAAATGGGAATACGAATAATATCGTCTGTCATCGGGAACGAGACGATCGCGGTGACGAGCCGGTGGCTCCCGAAGAGACGAATGAACGACGACCGCCTTGTCATTCCGAGCGCAGTCGAGGAATCTGGCTTCGAACGAGAGCCACATGCGGTCTATGGCCAGACCCCTCGGCTTCACTTTGTTTCGCTCGGGGTGACAAGGACCAACAGATACTGACTTTTGACTTTGGCATTTTGCGCACTGAAGGGACAGGCACATGGCACTATTGATGGGATACGACGTCGGAAGCTCTTCGGTCAAGGCGACG encodes:
- a CDS encoding Gfo/Idh/MocA family oxidoreductase, which codes for MNRRQFLQTTAAGIALSSFGGLVPAFAQPKPKRVALIGTGWYGKSALFRLLQIAPVEVVAVCDVDRNMVAEAARMVADRQASKKTPRTYGDYRQMLKQEELDIVHVATPDHWHALPMIAAVQAGADVYVEKPISVDVVEGQAMLAAARKHGRVVQVNMQRRSTPHLIEARKRVIEAGLLGNIAHVEICCYYHMRARGKAPEMTPPEHLDYEMWTGPAPMRPYNRWVHPRGWRAFMEYGNGIVGDMCVHMLDMVRWLLDLGWPTRISSTGGILVDKASTANTNDTQIATFDFGDLPVVWTHRTWGSAPDPEYPWGGVIYGDKGTLKLDVHKYEFIPHGQGERLSGKALYEYDKYPEDETEKDLERHVAAPMRRHWQNLLDAIETRTRPVCDIEQGYITATSCILANMACQLGRTLQWDPQQGKVVGDDEANRLLKRPYRSPWVHPDPANV
- a CDS encoding sulfatase family protein codes for the protein MQSNMNRRGFLRLSAGAAALASFSWTASHAGASKRPNVVVIVSDDHGRGDLGCYGNPVVQTPHLDALAAEGVRFTNAFCTTASCSASRSVILSGLYNHYNGQYGHEHSYHHFRSFDHVRSLPVLLTQAGYRTARIGKYHVAPEEVYRFDVALPGGSRSPVRMADNCKAFVASGDAKPFFLYFCMSDPHRGGGKAADLPHEPDRFGNRDQGYPGVKEVTYDPEEIVVPDYLPDIPECRAELAQYYQSVSRVDQGVGRLIEVLKQAGQYDNTIVIYISDNGIAFAGAKTTLYEPGMNLPCIVRTPWQKNKGIACDALVNYADLTPTILDFAGATPGDYEFHGRSFQPVLERRHADGWDTTYASHTFHEITMYYPMRVVRERRFKLIWNIAHGLEYPFASDLLESATWQGNLKRGNTRYGRRTIDAYLHRPRFELYDLQNDPHEVVNLADDPDHQARLNEMKARLKAFQEQTKDPWILKWEYE